Below is a window of Ignavibacteriales bacterium DNA.
ATAATGCTTTCACTGTTACCGGCGAACAGAAATATCGTATCGGGGCAGAACTTGCAATGGAATATTTAAATTCGTTAGGATCTAATCCTGCTTACGAGATTCAACTTCCTTATGGTACTTATCTTGCCGCACGAATGAACGCAGAACTGGGAACGAATTACGATATTGAAAAAATGGTCAACTGGTGTTTCGACCTTAATCAGAGAAGCTGGGGCGCTACAACAGGTGATAAGTGGGGAGTGAATGATGTAAACGGACTCATCGGAGAATTGGAGCCGCGGAATTACGCCTTCGCGATGAACACCTTCGAGCAGATTGGTGCGCTTGTTCCGCTTGTAAGATATGATTCGAGATTTGCCCGGGCAATAGGTAAATGGGTTCTAAATGCTGCTAATTCATCGAGACTGTTTTATTCAAATTATTTGTTGGATACGGAACAAGACAGCAGATCGTGGGCAGAGCAATATGACCCGAATTCGGTAATAGCTTACGAAGCATTATTGAAAACCGACAGCAAATGGATCAAAGCTACCGGTGATGCTGTTTCCAACGGATGGGCTGCTACAAATCTTGGACTTTACGGCTCTTCACACGTTGGAATTCTAGGTGCGATAATAGACACGACAAATGTTTCGATGATTCTAAAACTAGATCTTCTAAAAACCGATTACTTTCACAAATCCGCCTATCCCAGTTTTTTAATATTCAATTCATACAATATTGATAAAGATGTTCTTGTTGATGTCGGATCAAATAACAGCGACATATATGATGCTGTCTCGCATGCCGTGATTGCAAGTAATGTTAAAGGAATAACTTCATTTACCATTCCAGCTGATCAGGCAATAATTGCAGTGATTATTCCTGCCGGCAGTAGTTTGAATTTTGAATTGGGTAAAACTTTAGTGAACGGTACAATTATAGATTATAAAAACGGTTTGCTTGTTCTAAATTATCCACCAAGAATTAAAAGTCTTTCTTCTGCGAAAATTAATATTACAGTACACGATTCAACTAATATATACTGCACTGCTATGGATAGAGAAGGACAGCAATTAAGTTATCAATGGAAAGCTTCCGGAGGAAATATAGTTGGATCGGGCTCCACTGTAAAATGGAAGCCTCCGAACTCGGCCGGAATTTATTCTTTATCCGTAATTGTTGATGATCCTCCTGGCGCAAAAGATTCTGCTCAGATTAATATAACAGTAAGCTGGTTCATAAATTATCCGCCAGTGATAAACAAAATAAAAGCGTCGCCGCGAAAAATAAACATCGGTTCATCGAGCGGACTAAGCTGCGATGCTACTGATCTCAATGGAGATTCTCTTGCTTATTCCTGGTCTGCCTCGTACGGGATTTTAGCAGGCAGCGGAAAAAATATTTCGTGGGAAGCCCCGGTAGCCGAAGGGAATTATTATATCAAATGTACTGTAACAGATACTCACAGCGCTTCGGTTACAGATAGTCTAGGCGTTGAAGTCCGTGATTCCAGTAATAATCAAACCGGGAGTTTGATCGCGTTTTATCCGTTCAACGGAAATGGGGATGATCAAACCGGAAACCACCACAATGGAATAGTCAACGGGGCATTCTTAACAAAAGATAGATTCGGAAATCCCGACCAGGCTTACAGCTTCGACGGTGTAACCAATAATATTCAAATACTGAATTCTTCTTCGTTGAATTTCGGCGGGTCGATAACCATTAGTCTATGGTTCAAAATCGGTACCTTGTTTAACCGCGAAGCATTTTTAATCTCGCACGGAAGCTGGCAAAAGAGATGGAAGATTTCCGTTACTAATAGAAAAATTCGTTGGACAATTAAGACCGATTCGAATGTTAATGACAGCACTAAAGATTTGGATTCAGAAACGGAACTGCTTCCTAATAAATTATATCTTGTCACAGTTACATATTCTGGTGCCGACATGGAATTATGGTTAAACGGCGAACTCGATTCATTTACTTCACGGAGTGGAAAAATTTTACAGACTTCATACAATCTTACAATTGCGCAAATGCTTCCTGAAAACACTAATTACCCTAATTACAATAATTACAATTTCAGCGGTATCATTGATGATGTACGGCTTTACGATTATGCTTTACCGATAGAGGAGATTCTAAAATTGTTTGATATTCAGACAAGTGTAAAAAATAGTATTGAGATTCCCAGCGAATTCCGGTTATATCAAAATTATCCCAACCCTTTTAACCCGTCAACAGTGATAAATTATCGGTTGGTAACCGGCGGTCGTGTTATTCTGAAAGTTTATGATATACTTGGAAGAGAAGTGGTTACATTAGTTGATGAATATCAGAATGCAGGGATTCATAATTCTCAATTCTCAATTCTCAACTCTCAATTATCTTCCGGTGTTTATTTCTACCAGCTGAGGGTCGGGGACCATTTCGTTCAATCGAAGAAGATGTTGTTGATAAAATAATTTAGAGGGAAATAAAAGATGGCTCATGTAAAACTTGTCAATGTCTCGAAAAATTACGAAGGCAAAAGTAAAGCGGTAGATAATGTTAATCTTGAAATCAACGATAAGGAATTTGTTGTGCTTGTCGGACCTTCCGGATGCGGTAAATCAACAACATTAAGAATGATTGCCGGACTTGAAGAAATAAGCGAAGGCGAGATTTATATTGACGGAGTTCTCGTTAATAACATTCCTCCTAAGGACCGCGATATTGCAATGGTTTTTCAAAACTACGCGCTTTACCCGCACATGACCGTTTTCGACAACATGGCTTTTGGATTGAAGCTGAGGAAATACGATAAAGAAGAAATCAAAGAACGAGTGAATTACGCGGCGAAAATTCTTGAGATAGAAGAACTATTGAATAGAAAACCGAAACAACTTTCCGGCGGACAGCGCCAGCGTGTTGCGGTCGGACGCGCAATAGTGCGTAAACCGAAAGTATTTTTATTTGATGAACCTCTCAGCAACCTCGATGCTAAACTCCGCGTTCAGACACGTTCAGAAATCAAAAGGCTGCATCAGCGGCTCAAGGCGACAATTGTTTATGTTACCCATGATCAGGTAGAAGCAATGACAATGGGCGATCGGATTGTTGTGATGAAACACGGTATTATTCAGCAAGTTGATACACCGCTCAATCTTTATAATAACCCGGTGAATAAATTTGTCGCCGGATTTATCGGCAGTCCCGCAATGAATTTTATTGAAGGGAAAATTTTGGATGACAACGGATTAAAATTTGCAAGTAATAAAAAATCTTTGAT
It encodes the following:
- a CDS encoding T9SS type A sorting domain-containing protein, which produces MKIKKANLILILVTALIFIDGAVLNAQQISISTIEKMQNAPSPYSMRNWKKVAAGYDSLVFNSSLSGQYLPLIFDINNTVNYPGQRSFGINSYVGTYTLQQGEAINVLPAIIGASLIGIDKSNPNVRNYVLESREYFNKRPEENIYLNQPVVSSGSDWWYETMPNVFFYQLYSLYPGTPEFNNQFTTVADRWLQAVYAMGAATTPWKIPGMNYRAWNFSLMTPNASGVPEPEASGAIAWILYNAFTVTGEQKYRIGAELAMEYLNSLGSNPAYEIQLPYGTYLAARMNAELGTNYDIEKMVNWCFDLNQRSWGATTGDKWGVNDVNGLIGELEPRNYAFAMNTFEQIGALVPLVRYDSRFARAIGKWVLNAANSSRLFYSNYLLDTEQDSRSWAEQYDPNSVIAYEALLKTDSKWIKATGDAVSNGWAATNLGLYGSSHVGILGAIIDTTNVSMILKLDLLKTDYFHKSAYPSFLIFNSYNIDKDVLVDVGSNNSDIYDAVSHAVIASNVKGITSFTIPADQAIIAVIIPAGSSLNFELGKTLVNGTIIDYKNGLLVLNYPPRIKSLSSAKINITVHDSTNIYCTAMDREGQQLSYQWKASGGNIVGSGSTVKWKPPNSAGIYSLSVIVDDPPGAKDSAQINITVSWFINYPPVINKIKASPRKINIGSSSGLSCDATDLNGDSLAYSWSASYGILAGSGKNISWEAPVAEGNYYIKCTVTDTHSASVTDSLGVEVRDSSNNQTGSLIAFYPFNGNGDDQTGNHHNGIVNGAFLTKDRFGNPDQAYSFDGVTNNIQILNSSSLNFGGSITISLWFKIGTLFNREAFLISHGSWQKRWKISVTNRKIRWTIKTDSNVNDSTKDLDSETELLPNKLYLVTVTYSGADMELWLNGELDSFTSRSGKILQTSYNLTIAQMLPENTNYPNYNNYNFSGIIDDVRLYDYALPIEEILKLFDIQTSVKNSIEIPSEFRLYQNYPNPFNPSTVINYRLVTGGRVILKVYDILGREVVTLVDEYQNAGIHNSQFSILNSQLSSGVYFYQLRVGDHFVQSKKMLLIK
- the ugpC gene encoding sn-glycerol-3-phosphate ABC transporter ATP-binding protein UgpC, which translates into the protein MAHVKLVNVSKNYEGKSKAVDNVNLEINDKEFVVLVGPSGCGKSTTLRMIAGLEEISEGEIYIDGVLVNNIPPKDRDIAMVFQNYALYPHMTVFDNMAFGLKLRKYDKEEIKERVNYAAKILEIEELLNRKPKQLSGGQRQRVAVGRAIVRKPKVFLFDEPLSNLDAKLRVQTRSEIKRLHQRLKATIVYVTHDQVEAMTMGDRIVVMKHGIIQQVDTPLNLYNNPVNKFVAGFIGSPAMNFIEGKILDDNGLKFASNKKSLIISLDESQKAKLSLYINKNITVGIRPESFSLDPIADNKITVNIDVVEQMGNESFLYFDLDGSQFIARSKPYDKVRYGDEIALYVNNNAVYLFADDNNERIY